One genomic window of Nicotiana sylvestris chromosome 10, ASM39365v2, whole genome shotgun sequence includes the following:
- the LOC138880208 gene encoding secreted RxLR effector protein 161-like, translated as MSIDIANINATKRMLTCKFDMKDLGVADLILGIKIHKTPQCLALSQSHYIKLVLEKFKHLGFKFAKTPIDVNLALAKNKGQSISQLDYARVLGCLMYIMNCTRPDIDYAISKLSRYTSNPGQSHWMAMKRVLGYLEHTQGFVLHYSKYLAVIEGYCDANWITSSTDSTSTSGYVFTIGG; from the coding sequence atgagtattgacattgccaacataaatgcgactaaACGCATGCTAACttgcaagtttgatatgaaagacttgggggttgctgatttaattctaggaattaagatccataagactccaCAATGTCtagcattgtcacaatctcattatattaagttAGTACTTGAAAAGTTCAAGCACTTAGGGTTTAAatttgcaaagactccaattgatgtGAATCTTGCATtggcaaagaacaaaggccaaagcatatcacaattggattatgctcgtgtgttgggatgcttaatgtacatcatgaattgtacacgaccagatatagattatgctataagtaaattgagtagATACACGAgtaatccaggtcaatctcattggatggcaatgaaacgagttttgggatatttagaacatacccaggGCTTTGTTTTACACTACAGTAAATATCTTGCAGtgattgagggatactgtgatgcaaattggatcaccagTTCAACTGATTCTacgtccacaagtggatatgtattcactattggtgggtGA